In Hyphomicrobium denitrificans ATCC 51888, the DNA window CTCGACACCTTCAGCCGAATCACTCTGACTCGATTCTGAATTGAGACGCACAAAGAGCGCTGCCTTTTGGCTGGCGCGGTTGTGCAGGGTGTCAACGCCCTTTTGGAGTGGGTACATGAAACTCGTTTTGGGATCACTATCGGCTGCAGCACTGCTGTGCTCCATGGCAAGCGCTGCGTACGCAGATGGTCCTTTCGGCTCCTTGAAGGATACGGCGCCGGTTATCGAGCAGCCGACCTGGTCGGGAGTTTATTTCGGTGCGGGCTGGGGCTACGGTCACAACCGCTCGAAGAATAACTATCGCGACAGTAGTGGTGACGCCGATTCATCTTCATCACGCACCGAGCACGCGGACGGCGGACTGGTCTCGCTGCTTTATGGCGCGGACCGGCAGATCGGCGACCGGTTCGTTGTCGGTATCTTCGGCGATATCGATCTTTCGGATATCACGCGCGGCAACCGCGATGAACACAACGCGCTTGAGATCGACCGCGCCTGGGCGATCGGCGCACGAGCCGGTTTCCTCCTCAACAGCCGCACGCTGATCTTTGCGACGGCAGGCTATACGCAAGCGCATTTCGACAATGATGGCTGGTGGGACATCGATCCGCCTTCGTCTCCGGGAACGACACTGCGCGGCCGTGGCTCGCGCACGTTCGGGGGCTACTTCGTTGGCGGCGGCGTCGAAACGCGGTTGACCGATAACTTCTTCCTGCGCGGCGAAGTGCGGTACTCCGACTTCGCGGGACGCGTGACGAACTCAGGAAATTTTGACGATGCGGACTACGTTGACTCGGAAGTTCCGTCTCTTCTGACGGCACGCGCGTCGCTGGTTTACAAGCTCGGGCGTTCGGAGGTTCTGAACCCGGGCAGTGAAATCGATGATACGCAAGGTCCCAAGTACATCAGCTACGCGGGCGCCGAGGGTGCGAACCACGCTTGGGCTTTCTATACCGGCGCGCTCGCCAAGCTGAACGGCGGCTTCTACACCGATGGCTTTGTCCTGCGTTCGGAAGGCATCATCGCCGACTACGATTATCGGGCGACGGGCGATCCGAGTACGACTGCCGATCCGGGTGCATCGGCGCCGGCTGGCACCAAGATCGATGCCAGAGACCGTTCTCTCGACGTGATGCTCGGTTATCAGTGGGTGCGGGACAGATGGAGTGCAACCGCCTATATCGGTTACGAAGTGCGCGACGTGCACCTGTCGCCGGATGACCTGCATAATGACGTTCGCGGCACGGACTCCGGCCTGAAGGTCGCCTTCGAACTTGAAACCGACGACGCAAGCGACGATCGCTTCTACGGTTCGTTCGAAACCAGCTATTCGATGGCCTTCAATTCGTATTGGGCGCAGGGCCGGCTCGGTTATAACTTCCAGAAGATGTTCGGTGCCGAAAGCATCATCTTCGGACCGGAAGCCTCGGTTCTTGATGACGATGGCGATGTCGCGACGCGCGTCGGTGCGTTCACGACCTTGCGCTATAACGTGACGCCGAAAGTTCCGATGCGCTTGACGTTCAATATCGGCAATCAGTTCGTCAACGACAGCGGTGAATCCCGCAGCGGCGGCGAAGGCCTCTACGGCGGTGGCATGGTCCGCTTCGACTACTGATGGCCGTCCGGCAGCAAGCTCCGGCTGCATGCCGACGATGATTTAAAGCGCTTCCGTTTCCCGACGGGGGCGCTTTTTCTTGTGCGATTATGTTCGGAAAAGCTTCGGAAGGTTGTTGCAACGTCATGAGCGTCTTGGTCACCGGCGGCGCCGGATACATCGGCAGCCATATGGTTCTGGAGCTTCTGGATGCCGGCGAGAAAGTTGTCGTCATCGACAACCTGTCGACGGGCTATCACTGGGCCGTCGCCCCGGGAGCAGATCTCGTCGTGGCGGATATTGCTGACACCGACGTCGTTCGGCAAACGATCCGCGACCATGATGTGAATGCGATCATCCACTTCGCGGGATCGATCGTCGTGCCGGAGTCCGTTGCCGATCCGCTCGGCTACTATCTGAACAATACGGTCAAGTCGCGCGGGTTGATTGCGGCGGCTGTGGAATGCGGCGTCAAAAATTTCATCTTCTCGTCGACAGCGGCTGTTTACGGCAATCCGAAGGAAAATCCTGTCACGGAAACGGCGGAGCTGGCGCCGATGTCGCCTTACGGATCGTCGAAGCTGATGACCGAAATCATGCTCACGGATACGTCGCGTGCGCACGATTTTCGCTTCGTCGCGCTGCGCTATTTCAACGTCGCAGGCGCCGATTACAAAGGCCGCTCGGGACAGTCGACGCCCAAAGCGACGCATCTGATCAAGGTCGCGTGCGAGACAGCGGTCGGCAAGCGCGGCCAGATGGAAGTTTTCGGCACCGATTACCCGACGTCCGATGGCACGTGCATTCGCGACTACATTCAGGTGAATGATCTGGCGGCCGCTCATCGGGCGGCACTGAAATATCTACGCAGCGGCGGAGCGTCGGAGATCTTCAACTGCGGATATTCGAAGGGGTATTCCGTGCACGAGGTCATCGCGGCGGTGAAGCGCGCCTCGGGGAATGATTTCAAAGTCGTGCTGTCGCCGCGCCGGGCCGGCGACCCGGCAGCGATCGTTGCGGCATCGTCCAAGGTTCGCGACGCGCTTGGATGGACGCCTCAGCATGATAATCTCGATGAGATCGTGCTCCAGGCGTTGAACTGGGAGCGCGGCGTCGATCGCCTGAAAGCTTCGGCCACCTAGCAAAGCGTCGTTATCGCTCAGGCATCGGCCGGGTGTTGCCGGCGCGGCTTCCCATCATGTTCCGATCTTGCCGCCGCCCTTGCGCGTGATGGCGACGACGGACGGACGCGCCGGCATGTCGGGTTTGAAGTCCGGCCAGCGCGTCGAAAGATCTTCGTAATACGAATAGCGGCCGAACTCAGGCCAATCCGGTCCGTCGTCGGCGGGATGCTGAACGGCGACGAATGCCGTCGTGTCGTCGGGCGTGAAGCAAGGGCCACACATTTCGGCGCCGTGCGGCACGCGAAAGAAGAGCTTCGACGTGGCGCGCGATGGTCCATCGGTGTCGACGGCCCAAAGTCCATCGGCGCGGCCGGTTGCCTTGGCATCGTTGCCGTCGGTTGCGACCCACAACCGTCCTGCGGAATCGATGACGGCGTTATCCGGCATTCCGAACCAGCCGTTTTTGCTCGTTTCCGTGGAGAAAGTCGCTCCGACTGCCGCGACGGACGGATCTCCGCACTTGAGCAGAATTTCCCAGCGGCCGCGCGTTGCCGCGTGGTTGCCGCTCTCTTCGATGATTTCGATGATATGCCCGAAGGCATTTTCGGCGCGCGGGTTCGCGGCGTCGACCTCGTCCGGCTTTCGCTTCGTGTTGTTGGTCAGCATGATGTAGACGCGTCCGGTCGCGGCGTGGGGCGTGATGTCCTCGGGGCGATCCATTTTGGTAGCGCCGACAAGGTCCGCCGCGCGGCGCGTCTCGATCAGGACGTCGGCTTGATTGCTGAAACCGTTGGCCTCGGTGAGCGGGCCCTGCCCGAAAACAAGCGGCAGCCAGAGAACCGTTCCGTCGGCCGAGAATTTTGCGACATGCAGCGTGCCCGTGTCGAGCAGGTCCATGTTCGCCGCGCGGTTCGTGGGATCGAAGCGGCTTGCGGTGACGAACTTGTAGACATAATCGAAGCGCTCGTCGTCGCCGAGGTAAACCGCGACGCGGCCGTCTTTTGCGACGACGTTATCCGCGCCTTCGTGTTTGAAGCGACCGAGTGCGGTGCGCTTTTTTGGAACGGACTGTGGGTCGAACGGATCGACTTCGACGACCCAGCCGAAACGGTTGGCCTCGTTCGGCTCTTTAGAAAGATCGAAGCGATCTTCGAAGCGGCCCCAGGCATAAGGCGCCAATGGAATGGAGAGGCGCTGATAGTTCGCCGTTTCGCGGTGGCCCTCAGGCAGCGCGCCGGAGAAGTAGCCGTGAATGTTTTCTTCGCCCGAGACGAAGGTTCCCCACGGCGTCATCGCGCCGGAGCAATTGTTGAGCGTGCCGAGGACTTTGCGTCCGCTCGGATCGGCGTTCGTCTTGACGCGATCCGTTCCGGACACCGGCCCGGAGAGATGGATTTCGGTAGCGACTGTGACGCGCCGGTTAAGGGAAGAGTCCTTTATCAAAGCCCATTTGCCGTCGACTTTTCGGATTTCGGCGATCGTCGCGCCGTGAGCCATCGCTTCGATGCGGAAGCGCTCGGGCGTCGCGGCGTGCATGCTGAGCTTGCCGTCCTTGATCTCGACAATGCCGGGAAACATCAGATGCGGATTCGTGTATTCGTGATTGACGAACAGCACGCCGTGCGACGACGGATCGGCCGCGCCGGGCATCGGCAGATAGCCAACGAAATCGTTGTTATAGCCGAACTGCCGGGCCTGTGCTTCAGGCGCTTGCCGCGCCGGGTCGAAGCTTGGCGAATCCGGAAAAAGCGCGTCGCCCCAGCGAAGCAGAACATCGGCGTCGTAGCCTTCGGCGACATGATGGTGCGCGTCGACGCCGGCTTCGACTTCAGTGAAGTGAAACGCGGACTGGCTGGTCTCCGTTTTGGTGGCCTCGGCGGCAGCCAAGGCTTTCGCGCCGATTGTCGTTGAGATCGCCGATACGGCGAGCGCGCCCTGTAAAATTTCACGCCGCGAAAAGCGCCGGCTGATGATCTCGCCCATAGTCGGGTTGCCGGACGTGTTGCGCGGTGGTGCGTCGGCGTGCTCCAGCATGCTGGCTGCAAAAGGCGATTCACGTCGTTCGTCGGCGCTCATGGCTTGTCCTGACACGTCTGTTCGGGGGCACCAGCCTAGAGGGTTCCCTTGACGGATTCGCGACAGGACTCAGCGGCAAAGAGGCTCGATCCGCGGAGGAGGTGCGCTTCCAAACGCCGCGCGAATCCTGTGCTCATCGCGTGGCGCCGGGTGTTGCTATAGCGTGCTGGCTTACGAGATTGGATGTGAGGGAGATCGCACCCGCACGTCGAGCGCGTTGCAGTTCGCGGTTCCGACCTCAATCCGAGCTGGCGCCGCGCCGCGAATGGAAGGAAACAGACGCGCATGGTGCTCGATCATGACCAGGCCGCTATCGTCGATTTTCTGCGCAATACGCGGCCGAAGGGCACGGTGGAGTCGGATGTTGCGATCATCAGGACGCATATCTCTATTGTTCTGTTAATCGGTCCTCGCGCGTTCAAACTCAAGCGGGCCGTCAAGCTGCCTTACGTAGACTTTTCGACAGCGGAGCTTCGTCTTGCTGCGTGTCACCGGGAAGTGGAACTGAATCGAAGAACGGCTCCGGCGATCTATCTCGTCGTTCGCCGCATCACAGTCGAGCCCGATGGCTCTCTCGCGTTCGATGGGAATGGTCCTCTTCTCGATGCTGTGGTCGAGATGTTGCGTTTCGACGAGAACTCGTCATTTGAGCGGATGGCGAAGAAGCGCGTGCTGACACCTGCGCTGTTGACTGAGACTGCGAATGCGATTGCGCGCTTTCACGGCGTGGCCGAAGTCAGCCGGAGCAATTCCGGCACCGCCATCATGGCCGATGTGCTCGCGCTCAACGCTGCTGCCTTCACGACGACAGATGTTTTCCCAAAGGAGAACGTTATCGGGCTCAATTCCGCGTTGGGCGCTGCGCTCGATCGTCACCGCGAACTTCTCGATCGTCGTGGGGCGGCGGGAAAGGTTCGGCACTGTCACGGCGACTTGCATCTCGGCAATATCTGCCTCGTCGACAACACGCCAACGCTCTTCGATTGCATTGAATTTAGCGATGCCATGGCGACGATCGACGTTTTGTATGACTTGGCTTTTCTGCTGATGGACCTTTGGAATCTCGGCGAAAGATCTGCGGCTAATCTGGTCTTCAACCGGTACTTCGACGATGCCGATGAGGAAGACGGCATTGCGCTGCTGCCGTTCTTCATGGCGGTCAGGGCTTCGATCCGCGCGCACGTTCTGGCGACGCAATGCCAGGGCCAGGGCCTGAACGATGAGGGTATTGCGGCGCAGGCGAGACAGTATTTTGACCTCGCAGGGAGCCTGCTTGAACCGCAGTCCGCGCGTCTCGTCGCGATTGGTGGTTTGAGTGGAACGGGAAAATCTACGATCGCAGCGATGATCGCCGATCGCATCGGCAATGCACCGGGCGCCCGCGTGCTTGCCAGCGATCGCATTCGCAAGCGGATGTTTCGAGTTTCAGCCGAGACCAGATTACCGGCTGAAGCCTATCGCAGCGAGATATCGGAAAAAGTCTACGCAACCCAGTTGAACGAAGCCGCAGCCATAGTCGCGGCCGGGCATGCGGTCGTTGCGGAAGCGGTGTTCGATCGTGAGGAAGACCGCGCGCGCATAGCAGATTGTGCGCGCAAAGCAGGCGTTTCCTTCTCCGGCATCTGGCTCGATGCGCCGACAGACGTTCTTCTCGACCGTGTCGATGCGAGGCGCAATGACGTTTCCGACGCGACAACGGAAATCGTAAAATTGCAGGCGATGCGTCAGCGTGAGCCGACGAGCTGGATCGAAATAGGCGCTCTCGGCGCGCCTTCAGAAATCGTAGCCTGTGTCATGCAAGCGATCGAGGGAGGAACTTCTGCGCGTTAGTACGGTATCGCCAGTGCCAAGTGCGGCTCATTTTGTTGATACTTGTCAATGCTCGCGATGGTCGTTGTTCTTCAATTTCGCATGTTAGCTAATCAAGCGAAGCAAGTGCAGGTGAAATCATGCAGACGCCAGTCCAAATCAGTTTCGAGCATCTCGAACATAGCGGTGCTATCGAGCATCGCGTTCGCGAACAGCTTGAGAAGCTCGAGCAATTCTGTGGGCGTCTGACAGCGGCTCGCGTGGTTGTCGCCCGAGAACAGCGACGCCATCACAAAGGCGACAATTACAGCGTGCGGCTGCTTCTCTCCGTGCCGGGCGCCGAAGATATCGCGATCACACACAACACGACGGATACCGGCAGACACGAGGATATCCATGTCGTCATTTCCGACGCTTTTGCCGCTGCCCGCCGGCGATTGCAGGACTTCGTCGGTAAGCGGCAACGGCGGGAGAAACTCGACGACGTCGATCTCGGACGCGATTAAGTGCAGTGGCGAGCTTTAATAACTGACTCCCGTCAGCCGATTGATGGATGATCTGGCGCCCATCGCTTGCGATGAAAGCGCCGGATCATGTTAGTTGTTTCTTAAGTCGCTCTCTTATGTCTGCAATGCACGTTTGCGATTTCAGCAAGTCCACGCGCTTGTATGACTGATGCAAATCAAGGGGGTGGAGGCCGGGAACTGCAAATCATCTGAAGCGAAACGTGTCCGTTGGCATCAGAGCGAGGATGATATGAAAGCCCTTGTCTACAAAGGACCCGGCGAGAAAGTCGTCGAAGATCGGCCAGTTCCGGAAGTGAAGGATCCGGGCGATGCGATCGTCAAGATCAGCAAGACGACGATATGCGGCACCGATCTGCACATCTTGAAGGGCGATGTCGCGACGTGCAGTCCAGGTCGAATTCTTGGCCACGAGGGGACGGGTATCGTTGAGAAAGTCGGCGCAGGGGTCTCGACGTTTCGGCCCGGCGATCATGTTCTTATTTCCTGCATTTCTTCGTGTGGACGCTGCGAGAACTGCCGGAAGGGCATGTACTCGCATTGCTCGACCGGTGGCTGGATTCTCGGCAATCAGATCGACGGGACACAGGCCGAACATGTGCGAATTCCGCACGCCGATACGAGCCTGTATCGCATTCCAGACGGCGTCGATGAAGAAGCTCTCGTGATGCTCAGCGATATTTTGCCGACTGGCTTTGAGTGCGGCGTTCTTAACGGCAAAGTCGTACCCGGCAGCACCGTCGCGATCGTCGGATCCGGGCCGATCGGTCTTGCGGCGCTGTTGACAGCGCAATTCTATTCACCGGCCGAAATCATCATGATCGATCTCGATGATAATCGGCTTGAGGCTGCCAAGCGCTTCGGCGCGACCAAGACCGTCAATGGCTCTGGAGCGAAGGCCGTGGACGCCGTGATGAAGTTGACCGGCGGTCGCGGCGTCGATACGGCGATCGAGGCTGTTGGTGTGCCTGCGACGTTTCAGGTCTGCGAGGATATCATCGCTCCGGGCGGGACGATTGCGAACGTCGGCGTCCATGGCGTCAAAGTCGACCTGCACCTCGAGCGCCTTTGGAGCCAGAACATTACGATAACGACCCGCCTTGTTGACACTGTTACCACGCCGATGCTGCTGAAGACGGTCGCGGCGAAGAAAATCGATCCGGCAAAGCTCATCACGCACCGCTTCAAGATCGATCAAATCCTCGAGGCTTACGACACGTTCAGCCGCGCGTCCGAGACGGGCGCATTGAAGGTGATCATCGAGGCTTGATCTTGCCGGCGCCGGAGATCACTGAGGCGTACCGGCGGGGCAAGTACAGTAGAGAGTGGGTCCGGCATGAGAGCAATGAAACTAAGCCGGGCCTTCACGTTGATCGAGCCGGGTCCGGTTGTGCTCGTCACGACGCGCGATCGTGGCAAAAACAACATCATGACCATCTCCTGGACGATGGTGATGGACTTTACGCCCAAGTTTGCGCTGACGACCGGCAGCTGGAACTATTCTTTTGCTGCTTTGCGAAAGACCAAAGAGTGCGTGATCGCCATTCCCACCGTTGACCTGCTCGATCAGGTCGTTGGCGTTGGTACGTGCTCGGGGGAAGATACCGACAAGTTCGCGAAGTTCGGGTTTACTGCGCTCGACGGGAAAGCCGTCAAAGCGCCGCTGCTTGCGGAATGCCTTGCAAACATTGAATGCAAGGTCATCGATTTCGTGCCGAAGCATGACATCGTCGTGCTCGAGGCCGTCGCAGCCTATTTCGACACCAAACGAAAGGAGACGCGCATGCTGCACGCGGTCGGCGACGGTACTTTCGTCAGCGACGGGCGCAAGTATGACCGTCGGAAGATGATGGCAGCCAAACTTCCCGCGGGTCTTTGAGAACCAGCGAGCCCACTCAGGTGTTTGTATTTGGATCGGTCAAAGGGCTGGCAGCCCTGTTGCCACAGAGTTGACGGCGTCTCGGCGACAAGCTTCATCGCCTTCAACGACTTGTTACCACGGACATTCTTGGACCATTAGCCGGGCTGACGGAGTTGAAGCAGTCATCTAATATGCGGTTCATCGGTTTATGACGGCAGGATCATCACGACCCACCAAGACGTAAAGCGGATCGAGGTTGCCCATGTCCGATATTCAGACACCTGGCGCAACATGCTGCACGTGCCGCGGCAGGGGTTTCGTTTTTCGCGGGGGCACGATGCAGCACGCAACCAGCCGCACTCCGTGTCAGAGCTTGATTTCCCGTGTCTATGATTTCTGTCCCGAGTGTCTGGGTACTGGCGTGACGATCCCGCGTGCAATGCAGCGCACGCCTTGGGAGTTGGCGTTCGAGATCGTCAGTTCAAAATGAGGTCACCGCAGGCCGCGGGCGTATTGCATTTGGCGATGTCGCGCGACTAGGCGAGTGTGTCCAGCTCGACCACAGTTTCGCGAATGCGATCGTTCAACTTTGCAA includes these proteins:
- the bcsS gene encoding cellulose biosynthesis protein BcsS — protein: MKLVLGSLSAAALLCSMASAAYADGPFGSLKDTAPVIEQPTWSGVYFGAGWGYGHNRSKNNYRDSSGDADSSSSRTEHADGGLVSLLYGADRQIGDRFVVGIFGDIDLSDITRGNRDEHNALEIDRAWAIGARAGFLLNSRTLIFATAGYTQAHFDNDGWWDIDPPSSPGTTLRGRGSRTFGGYFVGGGVETRLTDNFFLRGEVRYSDFAGRVTNSGNFDDADYVDSEVPSLLTARASLVYKLGRSEVLNPGSEIDDTQGPKYISYAGAEGANHAWAFYTGALAKLNGGFYTDGFVLRSEGIIADYDYRATGDPSTTADPGASAPAGTKIDARDRSLDVMLGYQWVRDRWSATAYIGYEVRDVHLSPDDLHNDVRGTDSGLKVAFELETDDASDDRFYGSFETSYSMAFNSYWAQGRLGYNFQKMFGAESIIFGPEASVLDDDGDVATRVGAFTTLRYNVTPKVPMRLTFNIGNQFVNDSGESRSGGEGLYGGGMVRFDY
- the galE gene encoding UDP-glucose 4-epimerase GalE — its product is MSVLVTGGAGYIGSHMVLELLDAGEKVVVIDNLSTGYHWAVAPGADLVVADIADTDVVRQTIRDHDVNAIIHFAGSIVVPESVADPLGYYLNNTVKSRGLIAAAVECGVKNFIFSSTAAVYGNPKENPVTETAELAPMSPYGSSKLMTEIMLTDTSRAHDFRFVALRYFNVAGADYKGRSGQSTPKATHLIKVACETAVGKRGQMEVFGTDYPTSDGTCIRDYIQVNDLAAAHRAALKYLRSGGASEIFNCGYSKGYSVHEVIAAVKRASGNDFKVVLSPRRAGDPAAIVAASSKVRDALGWTPQHDNLDEIVLQALNWERGVDRLKASAT
- a CDS encoding PhoX family protein, with translation MSADERRESPFAASMLEHADAPPRNTSGNPTMGEIISRRFSRREILQGALAVSAISTTIGAKALAAAEATKTETSQSAFHFTEVEAGVDAHHHVAEGYDADVLLRWGDALFPDSPSFDPARQAPEAQARQFGYNNDFVGYLPMPGAADPSSHGVLFVNHEYTNPHLMFPGIVEIKDGKLSMHAATPERFRIEAMAHGATIAEIRKVDGKWALIKDSSLNRRVTVATEIHLSGPVSGTDRVKTNADPSGRKVLGTLNNCSGAMTPWGTFVSGEENIHGYFSGALPEGHRETANYQRLSIPLAPYAWGRFEDRFDLSKEPNEANRFGWVVEVDPFDPQSVPKKRTALGRFKHEGADNVVAKDGRVAVYLGDDERFDYVYKFVTASRFDPTNRAANMDLLDTGTLHVAKFSADGTVLWLPLVFGQGPLTEANGFSNQADVLIETRRAADLVGATKMDRPEDITPHAATGRVYIMLTNNTKRKPDEVDAANPRAENAFGHIIEIIEESGNHAATRGRWEILLKCGDPSVAAVGATFSTETSKNGWFGMPDNAVIDSAGRLWVATDGNDAKATGRADGLWAVDTDGPSRATSKLFFRVPHGAEMCGPCFTPDDTTAFVAVQHPADDGPDWPEFGRYSYYEDLSTRWPDFKPDMPARPSVVAITRKGGGKIGT
- a CDS encoding AAA family ATPase, whose product is MVLDHDQAAIVDFLRNTRPKGTVESDVAIIRTHISIVLLIGPRAFKLKRAVKLPYVDFSTAELRLAACHREVELNRRTAPAIYLVVRRITVEPDGSLAFDGNGPLLDAVVEMLRFDENSSFERMAKKRVLTPALLTETANAIARFHGVAEVSRSNSGTAIMADVLALNAAAFTTTDVFPKENVIGLNSALGAALDRHRELLDRRGAAGKVRHCHGDLHLGNICLVDNTPTLFDCIEFSDAMATIDVLYDLAFLLMDLWNLGERSAANLVFNRYFDDADEEDGIALLPFFMAVRASIRAHVLATQCQGQGLNDEGIAAQARQYFDLAGSLLEPQSARLVAIGGLSGTGKSTIAAMIADRIGNAPGARVLASDRIRKRMFRVSAETRLPAEAYRSEISEKVYATQLNEAAAIVAAGHAVVAEAVFDREEDRARIADCARKAGVSFSGIWLDAPTDVLLDRVDARRNDVSDATTEIVKLQAMRQREPTSWIEIGALGAPSEIVACVMQAIEGGTSAR
- a CDS encoding HPF/RaiA family ribosome-associated protein, whose product is MQTPVQISFEHLEHSGAIEHRVREQLEKLEQFCGRLTAARVVVAREQRRHHKGDNYSVRLLLSVPGAEDIAITHNTTDTGRHEDIHVVISDAFAAARRRLQDFVGKRQRREKLDDVDLGRD
- a CDS encoding zinc-dependent alcohol dehydrogenase family protein → MKALVYKGPGEKVVEDRPVPEVKDPGDAIVKISKTTICGTDLHILKGDVATCSPGRILGHEGTGIVEKVGAGVSTFRPGDHVLISCISSCGRCENCRKGMYSHCSTGGWILGNQIDGTQAEHVRIPHADTSLYRIPDGVDEEALVMLSDILPTGFECGVLNGKVVPGSTVAIVGSGPIGLAALLTAQFYSPAEIIMIDLDDNRLEAAKRFGATKTVNGSGAKAVDAVMKLTGGRGVDTAIEAVGVPATFQVCEDIIAPGGTIANVGVHGVKVDLHLERLWSQNITITTRLVDTVTTPMLLKTVAAKKIDPAKLITHRFKIDQILEAYDTFSRASETGALKVIIEA
- a CDS encoding flavin reductase family protein; the protein is MRAMKLSRAFTLIEPGPVVLVTTRDRGKNNIMTISWTMVMDFTPKFALTTGSWNYSFAALRKTKECVIAIPTVDLLDQVVGVGTCSGEDTDKFAKFGFTALDGKAVKAPLLAECLANIECKVIDFVPKHDIVVLEAVAAYFDTKRKETRMLHAVGDGTFVSDGRKYDRRKMMAAKLPAGL